From the Simplicispira suum genome, the window ATATCAGCGAACGCGAGCAGATGCAGCAGGAACTGCGCCGCGCCAAGGAGGTGGCCGAGGAAGCCACCGCGCTGAAGTCGAATTTTCTGGCCAACATGAGCCACGAAATCCGCACGCCCATGAACGCCATCATCGGCATGTCGCATCTGGCGCTCAAGTCGGGGCTTGATGCGCGCCAGCACGACTATGTGAGCAAGATCCAGCAGGCGGGACAGCACCTGATGGGCGTGATCAACGGCATTCTTGATTTTTCGCGCATCGAGGCCGGCAAGCTGCAGATCGAGCCGCGTCCCTTTGTGCTGGAGCAGGTGCTCCATGGCGTTGTCGACGTGGTCAGCCACAAGGCAAGCGCCAAGGGGCTGGAGCTGATCTGTGACGTGGCGCCCGATGTGCCGCAGAACCTGCTGGGCGACGCGCTGCGCATCGGCCAAATCCTTATCAACTACACCAGCAATGCCATCAAGTTCACGCAGCAGGGCGACATCGGCATCGTGGTGCGCGTTCAGGCAGACCAAGGCGAGCAGGTGTTGCTGCGTTTCGAAGTGAGCGACACCGGCATCGGCCTCTCGGCAGAGCAGATCGAGCGCTTGTTCCAGAGCTTCCAGCAAGCCGATGCCTCCACCACGCGCCGCTATGGCGGTACCGGCCTGGGCCTGGCGATCAGCAAGAGCCTGACCGAGCTGATGGGCGGCCAAGTGGGGGTGCGCAGCGAGCCGGGTCAGGGCTCCACCTTCTGGTTTACGGTGCCGCTGCAGCGCGGCGTGCCGGCGCGCCGATTGTTGCCTCGGCCGGATCTGCGTGGTCTGCGCGTGCTGGTGGTCGATGACAACCTCCATGCGGCGGCCGTGCTTGCTGAAATGCTGCAGGCCATGAGCTTTGACGCACACGAGGCGCATTCCGGCGCCGAGGCCCTGGCGGCGCTGGAGCAGGCGGCCGCCCAGAAGAAACCCTTTGACCTGGTGGTGCTCGATTGGCAGATGCCCGGCATGGACGGACTGGAGCTGGGTCGGCGCATTGGCGAGATGCGCCTGCCCAAAGTGCCGCGGCGGGTCATGGTGACGGCCTTCGGCCGCGAGGACGTGCTGTGCTCGGCCCGGCAGCAGGGCATCGAAGAGGTTCTGATCAAGCCGGTGAGCGCCTCAGTCATGTTTGATACCGTCATGCTGGTGTTGGGCGAAGGGCTTGCACAGGCCAAGGCCGCTTTGGCAGAACCGCAGGGCAGACCTGCCGACCCCGCTTTCTCCCTGCAAGGAGTCCGCGTGCTGCTGGTAGAGGACAACGAACTCAACCAGCAGGTGGCGCAGGAGCTCTTGCGCGAGGTGGGTGTGGACGTGGATGTTGTTGTCGATGGTCAGCAGGCGGTGGAGCGGGCCTGCACTGCGCCCTACGACCTGGTGCTGATGGACATGCAAATGCCGGTGATGGATGGCCTGGAGGCCACGCGCCGACTGCGGGCCGAACCCCATCTGGCGCATTTGCCCATTGTTGCCATGACGGCCAACGTGCTGGAATCGGAGCGCCAGCGCTGCCTGGATGCCGGCATGAATGACCACCTGGCCAAACCCATCGTTCCGGAGCGGCTGTGGGCGGTGTTGCAGCACTGGATACGGCCCGCCGCCGCGCTGCCCGGCGCAGCGAGTGATCGGGATGCCGAGAACACCGTGCTCCCGGCTGCAGCAGAGATTGATCTCCCACAAGGCCTGCGCCACGCCATGGGGCGGCCCGCTCTTTATGCCGATACGCTGCGGCGCTTTCTGCACAGCCAGGAAGGCGCCGCCGAGCGCATTGCCGCTGCGCTGACAGCAGGCGATGCAGCACTGGCCCTGCGGGAGGCCCACACGCTGCGCGGCCTCGCCGGCACTGTGGGCGCGGTGGCCGTTCAGACCTGCGCAGGCGAGCTGGAAGAGGCGCTGCGGGCTGGTTCTGGGCGCGCGTCCGTGGTGCCGCCCTTGCTTGATGCGTTGCGGCGCGCGCTCGATACGCTTCTGGATGCGCTGCAGCTCTGGCGCAGGCAACCCCTCCATGCCGCCAGTGCGAGGCCCGGTGGCGGAGAGGACGGCATTTGCGCAGACGCCGTGCGCAGCTTGCTGCATGAGTTGCAAACGCTGCTGCAGCGCGATGACCCGGACGCGCGGACATTTCTGCAAGACAATGGCCGGCTACTGAAGCCGGCCTTGGGCCCGGCCCTGCGAGATTTGCAGAGCCCTATTGACCGGTTCGACTATGAAGGTGCCCTGGCCACGCTGAACTTGTGGCTCGACCAATTCACCGGGGAATCCGGGCCGCCTGATGCGTGCCCCCCTACAGGAAGCTGCCATGCAACGTGACGAAGTTGTTCAACTGCCCGCCGAGCGGCTGGTCAGCCAGTTGCCCACCGTGTTGGTGGTCGACGACACGCCAGACAACCTGGTCTTCATGTCTTCCCTGCTCGGCGAGCATTACCGCGTCAAGGTGGCCAACAGCGGAGCGCGGGCGCTCAAAGCGGCGCAGGCTGCGCCGGTGCCCGACCTGGTGCTGCTCGACATCATGATGCCGGACATGGACGGCTACGAGGTGTGCCGCCAGCTCAAGGCCGACGATGCCACCCGCGACATCCCGGTGATTTTCCTCACCGCACGCGCCGATACCGAGGACGAGCGCAAAGGCTTCGCGCTGGGTGCGGTGGACTACGTCACCAAGCCCATCAGTCCGCCGATCGTTCTGGCGCGCGTGCAAACCCATCTGGCACTCAAGGCCACGGCCGATTTCCTGCGCGACAAAAGCGCCTATCTGGAGCGCGAGGTGGCGTTGCGCACCCTGGAGGTGCAGGCGATTCAAGATGTGACCATCATGGCCATGGCGTCCCTCGCGGAGACGCGCGACGACGAAACCGGCAACCACGTTCGCCGCACCCAGCTTTATGTCAAGGTGCTGGCCGAGCGGCTGCGTTCGCATCCCCGGTTCGAAGGCGTGCTGAGCAGCCGCATGATCGAACTGCTCTACAAGTCTGCCCCGCTGCACGACATCGGCAAGATCGGTGTGGCAGATTACCTGCTGCTCAAACCCGGCAAACTGACCGAGAGCGAGTTCGAGACCGTCAAACAGCACAGCCGGCTGGGGCGCAAGGCCATCGAAAGTGCCGAGCGCCGCCTGGGCATGCGGGTGCCATTTTTGAATGTGGCCAAGGAAATGGCCGGCAGCCACCACGAGCGCTGGGACGGTGCAGGCTACCCCGAAGGCCTGGCCGGCGACGCGATTCCGATCCCGGCGCGGCTGATGTCGCTGGCCGATGTCTACGACGCCATCATCAGCCAGCGGGTGTACAAAAGTGCCGGTACACACGAGCAGGCCTGCGTGGCCATCGTCAAAGGGCGGGGTACGCAGTTTGATCCCGACATGGTCGACGCCTTCATTGACGTTGCCGAAGAGTTTCGCAGCATTGCGCTGCGCTTTCCGGATTGAGCCTGCGGACGCTTAGAGCGGCGCGCTGCCCTCGACCTGAGCGGGAGCCTCGCCTTCGTCTTCTTGCGGCGCCAGCGCCTGCTCGGCCTGGCGCACGGCGGCCTTTTCTCCTGCGGTGGCGAACTTGCTGTATTTGCCCAAAATTTGCACCAGCTGCCCGTAGATGCGCGGCGTGCCGGCCAAGCATTCGCGCTGCTCCAGAAAATCGGCTTCGCCGGTGAAGTTGCCAATCAGGCCGCCGGCCTCGGTGACCAGCAGCGAACCCGCCGCCACGTCCCAGATCGACAGGCCGGTTTCAAAAAAACCTTCGGTGTAGCCTGCAGCCACATAGGCCAGATCCAGTGCTGCAGCGCCGGGGCGGCGCAGACCAGCGGTGCGCTGCATGACGTCGCCCATCATGTTCAGATAGTTCTTGAAGTTGTCGCCGGGCCGGTACGGGAAGCCTGTGGAGAGCAGAGATTGCTTGAGCTGCGTGCGTTTGGAGACGCGAATGCGGCGCTCGTTCTGGAAGGCACCGCGCCCTTTGGTGGCCGTGAACAGGTCGTTGCGGCTGGGGTCGTAAATGACGGCCTGCTCGATCTTGCCGCGCACCGCCAGCGCAATGCTGACGCAGTAGACCGGAAAGCCGTGAATGAAGTTGGTGGTGCCGTCCAGCGGATCGATGATCCAGA encodes:
- a CDS encoding response regulator produces the protein MQRDEVVQLPAERLVSQLPTVLVVDDTPDNLVFMSSLLGEHYRVKVANSGARALKAAQAAPVPDLVLLDIMMPDMDGYEVCRQLKADDATRDIPVIFLTARADTEDERKGFALGAVDYVTKPISPPIVLARVQTHLALKATADFLRDKSAYLEREVALRTLEVQAIQDVTIMAMASLAETRDDETGNHVRRTQLYVKVLAERLRSHPRFEGVLSSRMIELLYKSAPLHDIGKIGVADYLLLKPGKLTESEFETVKQHSRLGRKAIESAERRLGMRVPFLNVAKEMAGSHHERWDGAGYPEGLAGDAIPIPARLMSLADVYDAIISQRVYKSAGTHEQACVAIVKGRGTQFDPDMVDAFIDVAEEFRSIALRFPD
- a CDS encoding inositol monophosphatase family protein yields the protein MSSPNLHPMLNVAIKAARAAGAIINRAALDVESVRISQKQINDFVTEVDHASERTIIETLLTAYPGHGIIAEESGSEHGAKDSEYVWIIDPLDGTTNFIHGFPVYCVSIALAVRGKIEQAVIYDPSRNDLFTATKGRGAFQNERRIRVSKRTQLKQSLLSTGFPYRPGDNFKNYLNMMGDVMQRTAGLRRPGAAALDLAYVAAGYTEGFFETGLSIWDVAAGSLLVTEAGGLIGNFTGEADFLEQRECLAGTPRIYGQLVQILGKYSKFATAGEKAAVRQAEQALAPQEDEGEAPAQVEGSAPL